The genome window GTGCTCCACATCAATTTAAACATTTATTTAAATAAAAATAATAAACTCGCAGCTATTGTTGATTGATAATAAATAGCTGCGAGTAATAAACAATTAACGCGCGTTAGTCGAACACTGTTGAACAAATTCAATCATGGTTTTTTGGAATTCAGGTTCTGCAGTACCTGATTTTTCTAATTCCGCATCCATACGTTTAAACTCAGCTAAACCATATTTTTCAATTGTTTTATCGTAGGCACAACCACAAATTGCACTGACCGCATTTGCCGTTTCACCTTGCGGGTTTCCTGATGCAACAACACAGGTATTCACAAAATTCTCTTTGTACTCCGCAATTTCTGATTTTTCATCAGAACATGCAGACAACACAACCATCGCTCCCGCCATACCTAATATTAATGCTAATTTTTTTCATTTTATGCCCATTTCCTATTCAGCTTTAACTAAGGTGATAATAATAAACCGCTATTATTCCTAGTTCACGCTATTTTGGATATATCGTTTATATTTTCAATACCATTAATCTTAATACGCAAAATAAGACGCTCTTATTAAGATTAATATCCCTATCACTAACTATTCATAACAATCATAGCTGTTTTCTGGTAAAAAAGCTGTATTAACCCATTTTTTATTATGTGTATTTTACCTTGGTAATGAATTAGAACAACGCCATCGATAGTAGAATAATGATGATAAAATTAGCACACAACCCACAATTTGGATAAAAGGCATTCTTTCATGGTACCAAATCGCCGCGACAAAAACGGTCATCACGGGTTCAAGGATCATAATAATTGCCGCATTTCCTGCTGTGGTATTTTTTTGACCAATAAGCTGTAACACAAAGCGCAAACTCGTTGCTATCACCACACTAGCAATAAACCACATCATGGTAGGCGTTGTCATGCTGCTCGGCCATTCTTCTAAAAAGAATGACAAGACTAGCCCTGTCATTCCTGTACAAGCAAGTTGAATGGCCGTTAACGGTAAAAGAGGAATTGTTCGGGTATATAAACTGGTATAACAAAAATAGATAGCTTGGACAATTGCCGCGCCAAGAAACCACAGTTGACTTGCTTTAAATTCAAGTTGAGCCTTAAATAGGGTTAAGCATGCCAGCCCTAATACCGCAACAGGGAGTGCTTCCCAGAAATAACGAACAGGTTTATTTTTTAAAATAACCCATGCAACTAACGGAACAAATAACATAGCGAGGCTCATAATAAAAGCCCCTTCGCCAATTGAGTCTGTTATTGCCACCGCGTGGATCCAGAGCGCCATATTTAATGACATCCAACCGCCTGTCATTAATATTTTTGGTAATTGCTTCACCGTTATTCTATTTTTTTTCCCTCGGCAAAAAGGGGCTAAAATGATAGCAGCGAGTAAAAAACGACTACCAAGAAAGGCAAATATTGGCATTCCCTGCACAGCTTCTCGGGAAAATACCCATCCCCAAGCTGCAATTATCGTGGTAAGCACCAAGAAAAATTCTGCCTTTCTTTGTGAATACATGTGTTCCTCTGAATGAATTAACTGACTCGCAGCTACATCATACTGGCTTTTGCATGTAAACCAATCACATTTATGGCCTTTATCTCCGACTTCTCTAAATAAAAAATATCTCGCCAAAAAATAATAAATGTAACCTTAAATCAAGAGCCATTTCCTCTTAATAAAGAGGATTTTTCTCTTAAGCTACCTTTTTCCTTATTAAATAGATTAAATCTCATTTCAAATAGGATAAAAGAGGAAGTTTGCATAAAAGCTCATCAATTTTTCTTCTTGTATGACCTGAGATAATTAAGACAGGCGAACAGTGTCAATCTTACCGATTGAAGTTTTATCTTCAACTTAATGGAAGGTCATAGCATGGTTATTCAAAAAACATTACCGATAGATAACGATACAATCAAAAAGGTAAAGGCGGCGATCAATAAAAGAAAGTATGCACATGCCAACGAAATAAGTCTGTTATGGCAACACGCATTAAAATCATCGTCAGTCTGTAGTTGGGGGAAAGTGATGTTGATTTCTATAATAAGTGGCCTTGTTGTCACAATAGCCACTTCTTTGTAGCAAGGGATATTAAAAAGAAGAAATCGAGCCGATAGCCCGATTTCTATTGGTTGTTTTTAATGACTAATTCAGCTAATTACCAATAACCTAAGAATTTCCACCAAACGCTACCAATGAAGAACCAAATGGCTAAGTTAACCACACTCATGACAAAACCAGTTTTCCACCATTCAGCAAGAGTGGCATAACCTGACCCAAAGATAATCGGGGCTGTTCCTGTACCATAATGTGTTAATGACATCATTAGTGATGATGAGAATGCTAGCGTTAAGGCCAACAACATTGGTGGAGCGCCAAGCGCTAAACCTGCGGAGAAAAATGCCGCATACATTGCCGTAATATGCGCCGTTGTACTCGCGAAGAAATAGTGGGAATACACATAAATTAAAACAAGAATTAGCATTCCCCATACCCAGCTAATGCCCATTCCATCTATGGTTGCACCGACTGTTAATGACATCCATTTAATGAGACCGAGTTTTCCTAAGAAACTCGCCATCATCACTAAAGCGGAGAACCAGACAACCGTATCCCAAGCCCCTTTGTTTTTTAGCACGTCATCCCAATTAATGACTCCTGTTGCTAATAGAATACTCAACCCAATAAAGGCCGCAGTGGTAGCATTAACACTATATGCAGGCCCAAAAATCATTGCAGGTACACCGGCCCACATCAAAAGTAATAACCCAAAAACACCGAGCGTTATTTTTTCAGGCAATGAAACTGGGCCTAATTGCTGCAAACGTTCTTTGGCAAAATTTGGTGCATCCGGTGTTGAGGTAATTTCCGGTTTATACATAAAATAGATAACCAAGGGCATTAATATTAATGACACGATGGCTGGAACAAATGCGGCAATAGCCCACATCCCCCAAGTTAATTCATTTTCTTGGCTAGTCTCGCTAATTATCAAACTAACAATTAATGGATTGGGAGCTGTCGCCGTAATAAACATTGCGGAAGTAATCGGGTTAATATTGTAGTTAACGAGTGATAAGTAGCGCCCTATTTTACCTGCGGTTCCATCTTCGGCCTTTGACCCAAAACTATCTGAAATCGAACGCATAATTGGGTGAATAATTCCCCCTCCTC of Providencia rettgeri contains these proteins:
- the ybhI gene encoding Inner membrane protein ybhI codes for the protein MNKLTPLKPVPTLIAVAITLIIWFLIPVPEGVNPNAWHLLALFVGTIAAIIGKALPIGGVSIVAISLVAATGVTNPESTKGAIADALSGFSNDLIWLIGISIMVSMSLNKTGLGARIGYYVISLFGKKTLGIAYSLAIAETILAPVTPSNTARGGGIIHPIMRSISDSFGSKAEDGTAGKIGRYLSLVNYNINPITSAMFITATAPNPLIVSLIISETSQENELTWGMWAIAAFVPAIVSLILMPLVIYFMYKPEITSTPDAPNFAKERLQQLGPVSLPEKITLGVFGLLLLMWAGVPAMIFGPAYSVNATTAAFIGLSILLATGVINWDDVLKNKGAWDTVVWFSALVMMASFLGKLGLIKWMSLTVGATIDGMGISWVWGMLILVLIYVYSHYFFASTTAHITAMYAAFFSAGLALGAPPMLLALTLAFSSSLMMSLTHYGTGTAPIIFGSGYATLAEWWKTGFVMSVVNLAIWFFIGSVWWKFLGYW
- a CDS encoding Predicted permease, DMT superfamily — protein: MYSQRKAEFFLVLTTIIAAWGWVFSREAVQGMPIFAFLGSRFLLAAIILAPFCRGKKNRITVKQLPKILMTGGWMSLNMALWIHAVAITDSIGEGAFIMSLAMLFVPLVAWVILKNKPVRYFWEALPVAVLGLACLTLFKAQLEFKASQLWFLGAAIVQAIYFCYTSLYTRTIPLLPLTAIQLACTGMTGLVLSFFLEEWPSSMTTPTMMWFIASVVIATSLRFVLQLIGQKNTTAGNAAIIMILEPVMTVFVAAIWYHERMPFIQIVGCVLILSSLFYYRWRCSNSLPR